The Streptomyces luteogriseus genome includes a window with the following:
- a CDS encoding siderophore-interacting protein has protein sequence MGQGRGWEGAVLKLMRGKDFEFTVTDVEDVTVNYRRLRFTDGGLLAATGVHPTMWVRLWFDNAGKPHQRAYTLVDPDAEAGTFALEFALHEGCASDWARAAKPGDTIEATVQGTGFDHPDPAPSHVFAVGDPASLPAINSLLDALGSAPATVWFEGGDDDLPFRTDPERHELRKVPRQDSGAHLVDRVKADLPGLLDATADPYVWIACDTVTTRALTAYVRKELGLPRQRVHALGYWRAT, from the coding sequence ATGGGGCAGGGGCGGGGTTGGGAGGGCGCGGTCCTCAAACTGATGCGCGGCAAGGACTTCGAGTTCACGGTGACGGATGTCGAGGACGTCACCGTGAACTACCGGCGGCTGCGCTTCACCGACGGCGGCCTGCTGGCCGCGACCGGTGTGCACCCCACCATGTGGGTACGGCTGTGGTTCGACAACGCGGGCAAGCCGCACCAGCGGGCCTACACCCTGGTCGACCCGGACGCCGAGGCCGGCACCTTCGCCCTGGAGTTCGCCCTGCACGAGGGGTGCGCCAGCGACTGGGCCAGGGCGGCGAAGCCGGGCGACACCATCGAGGCCACCGTCCAGGGCACCGGCTTCGACCACCCGGACCCCGCACCCTCGCACGTCTTCGCCGTCGGCGACCCGGCCTCGCTCCCCGCCATCAACTCCCTCCTGGACGCCCTGGGTTCCGCCCCGGCCACCGTCTGGTTCGAGGGCGGCGACGACGACCTGCCGTTCCGCACCGACCCGGAGCGGCACGAGCTGCGCAAGGTGCCGCGCCAGGACTCCGGAGCCCACCTGGTCGACCGCGTGAAGGCGGACCTGCCCGGGCTGCTGGACGCGACCGCCGACCCCTACGTCTGGATCGCCTGCGACACGGTGACGACCCGGGCCCTGACGGCGTACGTCCGCAAGGAACTGGGCCTGCCCAGGCAGCGGGTGCACGCGCTGGGCTACTGGCGGGCCACCTGA
- a CDS encoding HhH-GPD-type base excision DNA repair protein, with the protein MDVTLHLAQDPEADALLGRSPLAALVGMLLDQQVPMEWAFKGPATIAQRLGTDDLDAHEIAAHEPEAFAALLSQKPAVHRYPGSMAKRIQQLCQYLVEHYDGDAEAVWKDVATGKDLLKRLAELPGFGKQKAQIFLALLGKQLGVRPTGWREAAGSYGEPDSFRSVADITGPESLVKVRAHKQEMKAAAKAAKASGA; encoded by the coding sequence ATGGACGTCACCCTTCACCTCGCCCAGGATCCCGAGGCCGACGCGCTGCTCGGCCGCAGCCCGCTCGCCGCGCTGGTCGGCATGCTGCTGGACCAGCAGGTCCCCATGGAGTGGGCGTTCAAGGGCCCGGCGACGATCGCCCAGCGGCTCGGTACGGACGATCTGGACGCGCACGAGATCGCCGCGCACGAGCCGGAGGCCTTCGCCGCGCTGCTGTCGCAGAAACCGGCGGTGCACCGCTACCCGGGCTCCATGGCCAAGCGGATCCAGCAGCTGTGCCAGTACCTCGTCGAGCATTACGACGGTGACGCCGAGGCCGTCTGGAAGGACGTCGCCACCGGCAAGGACCTGCTCAAGCGGCTCGCGGAACTGCCCGGCTTCGGCAAGCAGAAGGCCCAGATCTTCCTCGCCCTGCTCGGCAAGCAGCTCGGGGTGCGGCCCACGGGCTGGCGGGAGGCGGCGGGCTCCTACGGCGAGCCGGACTCGTTCCGCTCGGTCGCCGACATCACCGGCCCCGAGTCCCTGGTCAAGGTCCGGGCGCACAAGCAGGAGATGAAGGCGGCGGCCAAGGCGGCGAAGGCCTCCGGCGCCTAG
- a CDS encoding tRNA adenosine deaminase-associated protein, translated as MYFAALLARTEDGWEASDTELDDVETLSDLADLAREASPDEDTVLVLIEQEDAWFGVVRVDGEEDPRIYVSDAAAAARSSYGEILLTDELLGRDPDDGDVLDALDLDGTEDGESDEDDDDAEESAGTAGAADVPHGPVGDALILDDLGVSEKELRLMSRDAVTEIAESLGASETLETVR; from the coding sequence GTGTACTTCGCCGCACTGCTCGCGCGCACCGAAGACGGGTGGGAAGCGAGCGACACAGAGCTCGACGATGTGGAGACCCTGTCGGATCTGGCCGACCTGGCCCGTGAAGCCTCCCCCGACGAGGACACGGTGCTCGTGCTCATCGAGCAGGAGGACGCCTGGTTCGGCGTCGTCCGGGTGGACGGCGAGGAAGACCCTCGCATCTACGTCTCGGACGCCGCCGCCGCTGCCCGCAGCAGCTACGGCGAGATCCTGCTCACCGATGAGCTGCTCGGCCGCGATCCGGATGACGGGGACGTCCTCGACGCCCTCGACCTCGACGGCACCGAGGACGGTGAGTCCGACGAGGACGACGACGACGCCGAGGAAAGCGCCGGGACCGCCGGGGCCGCCGACGTGCCGCACGGCCCGGTCGGCGACGCCCTGATCCTGGACGACCTCGGCGTGAGCGAGAAGGAACTGCGCCTGATGTCGAGGGACGCCGTCACCGAGATCGCCGAGTCCCTGGGCGCCTCGGAGACCCTGGAGACCGTCCGCTGA
- the upp gene encoding uracil phosphoribosyltransferase translates to MRLHVVDHPLVAHKLTTLRDQRTDSATFRRLADELVTLLAYEATRDVRTEQVDIQTPVERTTGVKLSHPRPLVVPILRAGLGMLDGMVRLLPTAEVGFLGMIRNEETLQASTYATRMPEDLSGRQVYVLDPMLATGGTLVAAIQELIRRGADDVTAVVLLAAPEGVEIMERELAGTPVTVVTASVDERLNEHGYIVPGLGDAGDRMYGAAE, encoded by the coding sequence ATGCGTCTCCACGTCGTCGACCACCCTCTGGTCGCCCACAAACTCACCACGCTGCGCGACCAGCGCACCGACTCCGCGACCTTCCGCCGTCTCGCCGACGAGCTGGTCACCCTGCTCGCCTACGAGGCCACGCGTGACGTGCGCACCGAACAGGTCGACATCCAGACGCCGGTCGAGCGGACCACGGGCGTCAAGCTGTCCCACCCGCGCCCGCTGGTGGTGCCGATCCTGCGGGCCGGGCTCGGCATGCTGGACGGCATGGTCCGGCTGCTGCCGACCGCCGAGGTGGGCTTCCTCGGCATGATCCGCAACGAGGAGACGCTGCAGGCCTCCACGTACGCGACACGGATGCCGGAGGACCTGTCGGGGCGTCAGGTGTACGTGCTCGACCCGATGCTCGCCACCGGCGGCACGCTGGTCGCGGCGATCCAGGAGCTGATCCGGCGCGGCGCCGACGACGTGACCGCCGTGGTGCTGCTGGCCGCCCCCGAGGGCGTCGAGATCATGGAGCGCGAGCTGGCGGGCACGCCGGTGACGGTCGTGACCGCCTCGGTCGACGAGCGGCTGAACGAGCACGGCTACATCGTGCCGGGCCTCGGAGACGCGGGGGACCGGATGTACGGGGCGGCCGAGTAA
- a CDS encoding RNA polymerase sigma factor SigF, whose translation MSVEQGSSKVLTLAESETAPHALDSLGPIDDVPALPAEPVPVLPAAGAIDTRTLSRSLFLRLAALDEDSPERAYVRDTLIELNLPLVRYAAARFRSRNEPMEDIVQVGTIGLIKAIDRFDCERGVEFPTFAMPTVVGEIKRFFRDTSWSVRVPRRLQELRLALTKASDELSQKLDRSPTVTELAAVLGVSEEDVVDGLAVGNAYTASSLDSPAPEDDGGEGSLADRLGYEDTALEGVEYRESLKPLLAKLPPRERRIIMLRFFANMTQSQIGEEVGISQMHVSRLLTRTLAQLREGLISD comes from the coding sequence ATGTCCGTAGAACAGGGCAGCTCGAAGGTGCTCACGCTCGCTGAGAGCGAGACAGCTCCCCATGCTCTCGACTCACTCGGCCCCATCGATGACGTACCGGCCCTTCCGGCCGAGCCCGTCCCGGTCCTTCCGGCTGCGGGCGCCATCGACACCCGCACCCTGTCCCGCTCCCTGTTCCTGCGGCTGGCCGCGCTCGACGAGGACAGCCCCGAGCGTGCGTACGTCCGTGACACGCTCATCGAGCTCAATCTCCCGCTGGTGCGGTACGCCGCCGCGCGGTTCCGGTCCCGGAACGAGCCGATGGAGGACATCGTCCAGGTCGGCACGATCGGGCTGATCAAGGCGATCGACCGGTTCGACTGCGAACGGGGCGTGGAGTTCCCGACGTTCGCGATGCCGACGGTGGTCGGGGAGATCAAGCGGTTCTTCCGGGACACGTCGTGGTCGGTGCGGGTGCCGCGCCGGCTGCAGGAGCTGCGACTCGCGCTGACCAAGGCGAGTGACGAGCTCTCGCAGAAGCTGGACCGGTCGCCGACCGTGACCGAACTGGCCGCCGTGCTCGGGGTGTCCGAGGAGGACGTCGTCGACGGGCTGGCGGTGGGGAACGCGTACACCGCGTCCTCGCTGGACTCGCCGGCGCCGGAGGACGACGGTGGCGAGGGGTCGCTGGCGGACCGGCTGGGGTACGAGGACACCGCGCTGGAGGGTGTGGAGTACCGCGAGTCCCTGAAGCCGCTGCTGGCGAAGCTGCCGCCTCGGGAGCGGCGGATCATCATGCTCCGCTTCTTCGCGAACATGACGCAGTCGCAGATCGGCGAGGAGGTCGGCATCTCGCAGATGCACGTCTCCCGGCTGCTGACACGGACGCTCGCGCAGCTGCGGGAAGGCCTGATCTCGGACTGA
- a CDS encoding Dabb family protein: MIRHLVLFKLNEGVERDDPRVVRGVEAFRALGDKIPELRFWELGWNVSDRPIAYDFAINSACDDADALRRYVEHPDHQAGVALWREFATWVIADYEF; the protein is encoded by the coding sequence ATGATCCGCCACCTGGTTCTCTTCAAGCTCAACGAGGGCGTCGAGCGTGACGACCCCCGGGTCGTGCGGGGCGTCGAGGCGTTCCGCGCGCTCGGCGACAAGATCCCGGAGCTCCGCTTCTGGGAGCTCGGCTGGAACGTCAGCGACCGTCCCATCGCGTACGACTTCGCCATCAACTCGGCCTGCGACGACGCGGACGCGCTGCGGCGGTACGTGGAGCACCCGGACCACCAGGCGGGGGTCGCGCTGTGGCGGGAGTTCGCCACGTGGGTGATCGCGGACTACGAGTTCTGA
- the tadA gene encoding tRNA adenosine(34) deaminase TadA translates to MRLALDEAAEAVRGGDVPVGAVVLAPDGTTVLAAGHNEREAGGDPTAHAELLALRRAAAALGAWRLAGCTLVVTLEPCTMCAGAIQQSRVDRLVYGARDEKAGAAGSLWDLVRDRRLNHRPEVIEGVLAEECAGVLTAFFRGR, encoded by the coding sequence ATGCGACTCGCCCTGGACGAGGCCGCCGAGGCCGTCCGGGGCGGGGACGTCCCCGTCGGCGCCGTCGTCCTGGCGCCGGACGGCACGACCGTGCTCGCGGCCGGGCACAACGAACGCGAGGCCGGCGGCGATCCGACGGCCCACGCGGAGCTCCTCGCCCTGCGGCGGGCCGCGGCCGCCCTCGGCGCGTGGCGGCTCGCCGGCTGCACCCTCGTGGTGACGCTGGAGCCCTGCACGATGTGCGCGGGCGCCATCCAGCAGTCCCGCGTCGACCGGCTCGTCTACGGCGCCCGCGACGAGAAGGCCGGCGCGGCCGGATCGCTCTGGGACCTCGTCCGCGACCGGCGGCTCAACCACCGTCCCGAAGTGATCGAGGGCGTGCTCGCCGAGGAGTGCGCCGGAGTGCTCACCGCGTTCTTCCGCGGTCGCTGA
- a CDS encoding RNA polymerase sigma factor SigF translates to MELTVLASTAPQAPSPPAPVPQAPAPQAPASQAPALQTAPSQTAPAQAASPQAAVPETAPETAPAAPQRSSRGADTRALTQVLFAELKELQPGTPEHDRVRGALIEANLPLVRYAAARFRSRNEPMEDVVQVGTIGLINAIDRFDPDRGVQFPTFAMPTVVGEIKRYFRDNVRTVHVPRRLHELWVQVNSATEDLTTSFGRTPTTSEIAERLRITEDEVLSCIEAGRSYHATSLEAAQEGDGLPGLLDRLGYEDPALDGVEHRDLVRHLLVQLPEREQRILLLRYYSNLTQSQISAELGVSQMHVSRLLARSFQRLRSANRIDA, encoded by the coding sequence GTGGAGTTGACCGTGCTGGCCAGTACCGCACCTCAGGCACCGTCCCCTCCAGCGCCGGTTCCTCAAGCGCCCGCTCCGCAAGCGCCGGCTTCTCAAGCACCGGCCCTTCAGACGGCGCCTTCCCAGACGGCACCCGCCCAGGCGGCGTCCCCTCAGGCAGCCGTTCCGGAGACCGCCCCGGAGACCGCCCCGGCCGCGCCTCAGCGGAGCAGCCGTGGCGCCGATACCCGGGCGCTCACTCAGGTCCTCTTCGCGGAGCTCAAGGAGCTCCAGCCGGGCACGCCGGAGCACGACCGCGTGCGCGGGGCGCTCATCGAGGCCAACCTCCCGCTCGTGCGCTACGCGGCCGCCCGGTTCCGCTCCCGCAACGAGCCGATGGAGGACGTCGTCCAGGTCGGCACCATCGGGCTCATCAACGCCATCGACCGCTTCGACCCGGACCGGGGCGTGCAGTTCCCGACGTTCGCGATGCCGACGGTCGTCGGCGAGATCAAGCGGTACTTCCGCGACAACGTACGCACCGTCCATGTGCCGCGCCGGCTGCACGAGCTGTGGGTACAGGTCAACAGCGCGACGGAGGACCTGACGACCTCCTTCGGGCGGACCCCGACGACCTCGGAGATCGCCGAACGGCTGCGCATCACCGAGGACGAGGTGCTGTCCTGCATCGAGGCCGGGCGGTCGTACCACGCGACCTCCCTGGAGGCCGCGCAGGAGGGCGACGGGCTGCCGGGGCTGCTGGACCGGCTCGGCTACGAGGATCCCGCACTGGACGGCGTGGAGCACCGGGATCTCGTACGGCACCTGCTCGTCCAGCTGCCCGAGCGGGAGCAGCGGATCCTGTTGCTGCGGTACTACAGCAATCTCACGCAGTCCCAGATCAGTGCGGAGCTCGGTGTTTCGCAGATGCACGTCTCGCGGCTACTCGCGCGTAGTTTCCAGAGATTGCGGTCTGCGAACCGTATCGACGCGTAA
- a CDS encoding cupin domain-containing protein — protein MTPEDLIAHFGLEPIPREGGLFRQTWAGPERPDGRPEGTAIVALLAAGDFSAFHRLPTDEIWHFYRGDPLELLLLAPDGTTRTVVLGPDVLHGQHVQFTVPAGTWMGGRVRGAGQWTLFGCTMAPGFTFGGYEHGDAAELTARYPAVADEIAGLSGPAS, from the coding sequence GTGACCCCAGAGGACCTCATCGCCCACTTCGGCCTCGAACCGATCCCGCGCGAGGGCGGCCTGTTCCGCCAGACCTGGGCCGGCCCCGAACGCCCCGACGGCAGGCCGGAGGGCACGGCGATCGTCGCGCTCCTGGCAGCGGGCGACTTCTCCGCCTTCCACCGGTTGCCGACGGACGAGATCTGGCACTTCTACCGGGGCGACCCGCTGGAGCTGCTCCTGCTCGCCCCGGACGGCACGACGAGGACGGTGGTCCTCGGGCCGGACGTCCTGCACGGCCAGCACGTCCAGTTCACCGTCCCGGCGGGCACCTGGATGGGCGGGCGGGTGCGGGGGGCCGGACAGTGGACCCTGTTCGGCTGCACGATGGCACCCGGCTTCACGTTCGGCGGCTACGAGCACGGGGACGCCGCGGAGCTGACGGCCCGCTACCCGGCGGTGGCCGACGAGATCGCGGGGCTGTCCGGGCCCGCCTCCTGA
- a CDS encoding penicillin acylase family protein, whose translation MATEIYRDAWGIPHLRAGSAAELAHAQGLVTARDRAWQLEVERHRARGTSAAFLGGSALDWDRFARRARVDDTARRCFADLERRDPGTARWVRAYVDGVNEGLAGSAAPEFARTGLTPGRWEPWTPLGVWLATHILFAGFPAKLWREQVAAHLDADAIGLFATDGPGTSGSNGWLVGGERTVTGQAVIAGDPHRWIEDPGVYQQIHLSCPEFDVVGLAVPGVPGIAHFGHTGTVAWAITNAMADYQDLYRERLRRTGAGVEALGPDGVWRRASRHTETVEVAGEDPVEVEVIETDRGPVIIGGPEGIDGEPADLAYDGHQADSADPADSEDPADPADSADPADPFAPPVAISLRYPPRVTGDLGFSALLPLLRARRVTDVDRALDRWAEPVNVVQAADTEGGVLHRVAGRVPRRAEANSLRVVPAWKPGHEWHGWHVPPRAGLTDGVAVMANQRGPAEPLGVEFAPPHRAARIAALLAGKERWSAADMPALHTDTHLASASPLLDHLDALDGLTAEAAALRDRLLGWDRRMDAGSADAALYAAVRGAVVRRLAAHPAFAALTTPPAYPEVFRPWLALVPRVGFALEHLLRADDLYGIDRPAAVRAAVEDVALRPPAGVWGDTHHLAPWRALEPEQPYDEPGLSGDHDCVLCTSGVPGVTDRAARGPAARYVWDLARREDSRWVVPLGASGVPGSPHHRDQLPRWLAGDLVPVVTDWTRLKKETDV comes from the coding sequence GTGGCCACCGAGATCTACCGTGACGCCTGGGGCATTCCGCATCTGCGCGCGGGCAGCGCGGCCGAACTCGCCCATGCGCAGGGCCTCGTCACCGCCCGCGACCGGGCCTGGCAGCTGGAGGTCGAGCGCCACCGGGCGCGGGGCACCTCGGCGGCCTTCCTCGGCGGGAGCGCCCTGGACTGGGACCGGTTCGCGAGACGGGCCAGAGTCGACGACACCGCCAGACGCTGCTTCGCGGACCTCGAGAGACGGGACCCCGGGACCGCGCGGTGGGTGCGGGCGTACGTCGACGGGGTCAACGAGGGTCTGGCCGGCAGCGCCGCCCCCGAGTTCGCCCGCACCGGTCTCACTCCGGGCCGCTGGGAGCCCTGGACCCCGCTCGGCGTCTGGCTCGCCACCCACATCCTCTTCGCGGGCTTCCCGGCCAAGCTCTGGCGTGAGCAGGTCGCCGCGCACCTGGACGCGGACGCCATCGGCCTCTTCGCCACCGACGGCCCCGGCACCTCCGGCAGCAACGGCTGGCTGGTCGGCGGCGAGCGGACGGTGACCGGGCAGGCCGTGATCGCGGGCGACCCCCACCGCTGGATCGAGGACCCGGGCGTCTACCAGCAGATCCACCTGTCCTGCCCCGAGTTCGACGTCGTGGGCCTGGCCGTCCCCGGTGTCCCCGGCATCGCCCACTTCGGGCACACCGGCACGGTCGCCTGGGCCATCACCAACGCCATGGCCGACTACCAGGACCTCTACCGGGAGCGGCTGCGGCGCACCGGCGCCGGAGTGGAGGCCCTCGGCCCGGACGGGGTCTGGCGGCGGGCGTCCCGGCACACGGAGACCGTCGAGGTGGCGGGCGAGGACCCGGTCGAGGTCGAGGTGATCGAGACCGACAGGGGCCCGGTGATCATCGGCGGACCCGAGGGGATCGACGGCGAGCCGGCGGACCTGGCGTACGACGGCCACCAGGCCGATTCCGCCGACCCCGCCGATTCCGAAGATCCTGCCGATCCCGCAGACTCCGCCGATCCCGCCGACCCCTTCGCCCCGCCCGTGGCGATCAGCCTGCGCTACCCGCCCCGCGTCACCGGCGACCTCGGCTTCAGTGCGCTGCTGCCGCTGCTGCGCGCCCGCCGGGTGACCGATGTGGACCGGGCCTTGGACCGCTGGGCCGAGCCGGTCAACGTCGTCCAGGCGGCCGACACCGAGGGCGGTGTCCTGCACCGCGTGGCCGGGCGGGTGCCGCGGCGCGCCGAGGCCAACTCCCTCCGGGTGGTGCCCGCCTGGAAGCCCGGCCACGAGTGGCACGGCTGGCATGTGCCGCCGCGCGCCGGACTCACCGACGGCGTCGCCGTCATGGCCAACCAGCGCGGCCCGGCCGAACCCCTCGGCGTCGAGTTCGCCCCGCCGCACCGCGCCGCCCGCATCGCCGCGCTGCTCGCGGGCAAGGAGCGCTGGTCCGCCGCCGACATGCCCGCCCTCCACACGGACACCCACCTGGCCTCCGCGTCCCCTCTCCTGGACCACCTCGACGCCCTCGACGGCCTCACCGCCGAGGCCGCCGCCCTCCGGGACCGACTCCTCGGCTGGGACCGCCGCATGGACGCCGGCAGCGCAGACGCGGCCCTCTACGCGGCCGTGCGCGGAGCGGTCGTACGGCGGCTCGCGGCGCACCCGGCGTTCGCCGCGCTCACCACACCACCGGCGTACCCGGAGGTGTTCCGGCCCTGGCTCGCCCTCGTCCCCCGGGTCGGCTTCGCCCTCGAGCACCTGCTGCGGGCCGACGACCTCTACGGAATCGACCGCCCGGCGGCCGTCCGTGCCGCCGTCGAGGACGTGGCCCTGCGCCCGCCGGCCGGTGTCTGGGGCGACACCCACCACCTCGCCCCCTGGCGGGCACTGGAGCCGGAGCAGCCGTACGACGAACCGGGGCTGTCCGGCGACCACGACTGCGTGCTGTGCACCTCGGGCGTGCCGGGCGTCACCGACCGTGCCGCCCGCGGCCCGGCCGCCCGCTACGTCTGGGACCTGGCCCGGCGCGAGGACAGCCGCTGGGTGGTCCCGCTCGGCGCCTCGGGCGTCCCCGGTTCGCCCCACCACCGCGACCAGCTGCCCCGCTGGCTCGCCGGAGACCTCGTCCCGGTCGTCACCGACTGGACCCGGCTGAAGAAGGAAACCGATGTCTGA
- a CDS encoding GNAT family N-acetyltransferase produces the protein MSDPYASRTPVHEQAFEGFGTVRVLPLDAEADAAVIHRWVGEDRAAFWGMTELTERQVAGIYAHMATLDTHHAHLVVRDGEPVALLQTYEPEADRVSECYEVRPGDIGVHLLLAPAGPGGGQRGWTARLVTAVAGYVLLGLDRRRVVVDPDVRNEKAVARFLKLGFAPGPVVVLPEIDLPDVYLPEKKAQLAFLDREILFPG, from the coding sequence ATGTCTGACCCGTACGCCTCCCGCACCCCCGTCCACGAGCAGGCGTTCGAAGGCTTCGGCACCGTCCGCGTCCTGCCGCTGGACGCCGAGGCCGACGCCGCCGTGATCCACCGCTGGGTCGGCGAGGACCGGGCCGCCTTCTGGGGCATGACCGAGCTGACCGAACGACAGGTCGCCGGGATCTACGCCCACATGGCCACGCTCGACACCCACCACGCCCACCTCGTCGTCCGGGACGGCGAGCCGGTCGCGCTCCTCCAGACCTACGAGCCGGAGGCCGACCGGGTGAGCGAGTGCTACGAGGTCCGCCCCGGCGACATCGGCGTCCACCTGCTCCTCGCCCCCGCCGGACCGGGCGGCGGACAGCGTGGCTGGACGGCCCGGCTGGTGACGGCCGTCGCCGGATACGTCCTGCTGGGCCTGGACCGCCGGCGGGTCGTGGTCGATCCGGACGTGCGCAACGAGAAGGCGGTCGCCCGTTTCCTCAAGCTCGGCTTCGCTCCGGGGCCGGTGGTGGTGCTGCCGGAGATCGACCTCCCGGACGTGTACCTGCCGGAGAAGAAGGCCCAGCTCGCCTTCCTGGACCGGGAGATACTGTTCCCCGGGTGA
- a CDS encoding LytR C-terminal domain-containing protein, with translation MGGKYRITGNKYPKMRRPRRRGRLVVLTVASVVVLGVGGWGTLQLIDVFTGGGREASAAGDGTDCGVRTKASPSPSAKPLPEPRTITVNVLNATTRGGLAKKTADELKKRGFKIGDVGNATKQYDKKVKGTGLLLGPATALDTTLPVLGTQLPGAERRTEAARKGATVDLVIGDGFKALAPQQDADRALTKLARPEPAPTTKKDC, from the coding sequence ATGGGCGGCAAGTACCGCATCACGGGCAACAAGTACCCCAAGATGCGCCGGCCCCGGCGGCGCGGCAGGCTCGTCGTCCTGACCGTCGCGTCCGTCGTCGTCCTCGGCGTGGGCGGGTGGGGCACGCTGCAGCTCATCGACGTCTTCACGGGCGGCGGCAGAGAGGCTTCGGCGGCCGGAGACGGGACGGACTGCGGCGTCAGGACCAAGGCGAGCCCCTCGCCCAGCGCCAAGCCCCTGCCCGAGCCCCGCACGATCACCGTCAACGTCCTCAACGCCACCACCCGCGGCGGCCTGGCGAAGAAGACCGCCGACGAGCTGAAGAAGCGCGGCTTCAAGATCGGCGACGTGGGCAACGCGACCAAGCAGTACGACAAGAAGGTCAAGGGCACCGGCCTGCTCCTCGGCCCCGCCACCGCCCTCGACACCACACTGCCCGTGCTCGGCACCCAGCTGCCGGGCGCCGAACGGCGTACCGAGGCGGCCCGCAAGGGCGCCACCGTCGATCTCGTCATCGGGGACGGCTTCAAGGCGCTGGCCCCACAGCAGGACGCCGACCGGGCACTGACCAAGCTGGCCAGGCCCGAGCCGGCGCCTACGACGAAGAAGGACTGCTAG
- a CDS encoding type II toxin-antitoxin system VapB family antitoxin, translating into MIFKRIGNGRPYPDHGRESTRQWADVAPRPVRLDQLVTTKGQLDLETLLAEDSTFYGDLFAHVVKWQGDLYLEDGLHRAVRAALQQRQVLHARVLELD; encoded by the coding sequence GTGATCTTCAAGCGCATCGGAAACGGCCGGCCGTACCCCGACCACGGCCGGGAAAGCACCCGGCAGTGGGCGGACGTCGCGCCGCGCCCGGTCCGCCTCGATCAGCTCGTGACGACCAAGGGTCAGCTCGATCTGGAAACACTGCTCGCCGAGGACTCCACGTTCTACGGCGACCTCTTCGCGCACGTCGTGAAGTGGCAGGGCGACCTGTACCTGGAGGACGGACTGCACCGCGCGGTGCGGGCGGCTCTCCAGCAGCGTCAGGTGCTGCACGCGCGCGTGCTCGAGCTCGACTGA